AGCGTTTGTAATCCGGCAGGATGTCCGCCGGTCCCACCTGATAGACGAACTCGGGCGACAGCGCGACACCGCTGACGGTGAGGGTTTGGAGTCGGCCGTTGATGATCGCCTTCAACCGATCGCCCGCCCGCAGACCCTGCGCCTCGGCGAAAGGCTCGCTCAGCACGACTTGGTCCGAGCGGTCCGGCTCGGGCAGTGCACCCTCGCGCAGGTGCAGCCGATTCAGGCCCGGCTGACGACCGTCCGGGATCGAGAGCAGCAGACCGCGGACCGGTTCGTCGAAACCCGTCACCTCCAGGCGCACCAGTGCCTGAACCCGCGTCTCGACCTGATTCACACCCGGGATCTCGCGCAGACGTGCCGCGAGACCCTCCGGGGCGCGCTTGAGATCCGCGAAGACATGGGCGAAATGATGGCCGTCGTAAAACCGAGCCTGCGACAGCCGCAGTGCGTCGAGCGTGGTCACGGACAGGATCAGCACCATCACGCCCGCGGCGATCACCACCGCGATGGCCGCGACCTGTCCCTTCATGTCGAAGAGATCGCGCAGGAGCTTGGTGTGCAGTGCTCGCATCGGTCGACCTCGGCGACGCTATCGGGAACCCGATCCGCTCAGAAGGCGTCCGCCTCGACCTCCAGATAGGCGAGCGAGACGTGCTTGCCCAATTCCTCCTCGAAGCCCGGCCAGTCCTTGAAGCGGGCAAGCTGCTCGGCGATGATCGGCCGCATCTCGAAGTCGCTTCCGCCGCTCTCGTACAAGGCCGCGACACCGTCGTAGACCCCTGTCAGATAGGCGCGGTAGTCATCGACGATCTCCCAGCCGCCGGTTCGGCCGTGCCCCGGAATCAGCACGCTCGCCGTCACCGTGGCTTTGACCCCGTCCAAGGCATTGATGCTGCCGATGAAGGACCCGTCGTCCATGCGCACGATGCGCCCGTTACAGGCGTTGTCGCCCAGGAACAGTGCGTCCAGCTCCGGGATCTCGAACATCAGGTCCGAGGTGCTGTGTACATGCGGGAAATAGTGGGTCTTGAAGGTGAGTCCTCCGATCGACAGGGTCTCGCCACCCTCGAGCGGATGCGTCGGACCCTTGGCGAGCGTCCCTTCGGTGGCGCCTTCGGTCGCGCTCAGCATGCGTTGCACCCACTCCTCGCCGGCCCCTTCGGCGACCAGCTTCAGCATCTCGGGGTGCCCGTAGATCGGCACCTGCGGGGCCACGGCCAGCATCGCCTGATTGCCCAGCCAATGGTCCCCGTGAACATGCGTGTTCAACACCGCCAGCAACGGCTTGTCGGTGACCTTGCGGATCTGGCGCAGGACCATCTCCCCAGTCTGAACACTTGAGCCGGGATCCACGACGATCACGCCGGTCTGCGTGACCAGGAAGGCCGGGTTGTTCATGAATCCCTGATTCTCGGGCGTGGGATAGTCCACCGGTCCGTGGATCACATAGAGACCGGGTGCGACCTGATCTGCCGGGTAGTCCGGCAGGTCGGGGCCGCGCTCCGCCAGTGCGGGGAAGGCAAGGGCGAGCATCAGACAGGAAAGCAAGGCGATCGGCCACGAGGGCCGGTGTGGGATTCGATCGAGCGGCATGGGTTAAGCGTCCTCGCGCTGAGCCAAAATGTCTTTATACCGCAGCGGCGCTCAGGGAACATCGCGAGCCAGGTGCGATTCAAACCTTGGGTAGGGCCGCGAGTGCGAGAGGGTCTCGCGCTGCGAGAACGAACTCGAGCGGACGTCATCGTTCCGTCCGCGGGGGTTCGCACATGAGCATGTGTTCAGCGTCGGAGGCTTCCTCGGTCTTGGCGAGACGCGGTTTAAAATTTAATCTTTTTAATACTTTAAACCGCGCCAGCTCCGACAGTCGTCGGAGCTGGCGCGGCCAAGCCAACCCAACAAATTACGCATACCGCGCCGGGCGCGGTTTAAAAACTGGACCAGCCGAGATTCTCGCCGATCCAGGCCTGAAGGGACCGCACCCTGGAGCGATCCTCCCAGGTGGCGTAGGGATCGGAAACCTGCCAATCCGGCTCGTTGTGCCAGCGTTGCTCGAACCAGGTCAGGGCGGCGTTCAGGAATGGATCATCCGCCGGCCCCACGACAAGAACATTCGTCTCCAGGTTGAAGTCGTCCAGATTCCGTCGGGTGAAATTCGACGACCCCGTGATGAGCACGGCTTGGCCATCGGCGCGTTCCAGAACAATCTGCTTGGCGTGACATTGCTCCCCGGTGGTATGACACCAGCGCACCGGTATTCCGGCATCGTGGAAACGCCGACCGGTTTGGCGATTGGGGATTCCGCTTTTTTCGCGGCCGAAGGCGTCCCGGTTGGGGTCGAGCAGGATTCGGACATCGACGCCTCGACCCGCAGCGTCCTTGACTGCTCGGAGCAGCGTCTCATGGGAGAAATAGAACATGGCGATATCGAGCCGATCCCCGCGAGCAGCGCTCCGGATCGTGTCGAGTGCTGCCTCCCGGATTCGGCTCTCGGTGACGATCCGTGCCTGCAGTGGACTCTGCTTCGGTGCGTCTTGATCGGCCGGGATCTCGAAGGGCACCTGCCGAGCGGAAAAGCGGATTACGGCGGTTTCGGTGTCCAGGAGATCCAGCGCCGCTTGGCCGCGAACCACCACAGCCGTGTTCACATGGGCGCTGCTCGCGTCATGTGGATTGGCCGACGTCACCAGTGCCACCCAGTCATCGCCGTCATCGGCCACGAGTGTCTTGCGGTGATTGGCCTTGAGGTTGAGCAAGGCCAGAAAGGTCCGCAGCGTGACCGCCTCCTCGCCCACCGGGTTGGGCAGCCAGCCACGGGTACTGTTGCCGAGCCAGGTGCAGCAGAGTCGCCAAGCCGCCGACCAGAGGGGGTTGGGATCGCGCAGTCGGCCGAGATCGGTATAGACCAGATGCGCACCTGCGGCCTCCAGCGCATCCAGGTGCGGCGCCGCGACGCCCCCGTAGAGGTTGTTGAAGGGGTCGGTGATGATGACCGTCACGAACTCCGGCCGGTCGCGCATGCGTTGCAGCAGGCTTTCCGTCAGCTCTCGAGACAGTGCCCGATGGGTCTCCGTGATCGTTTCCTGCATGGCATTGAACAGAAACATGTCCAGCACCAGCAGCCTGTCTGCGCCCTGGATCAACGCGAAGACGCGGTCGAAGATGGCTTGTCGCGTGTGCCGTTCGCCCTCGGCATCCACCCAGGTGTGATCGGCGAGAAACTCCACGTCATGCACCGGACGCAACGGTGCCGCAACGCTGATCCCGGGCGGCAGGGGCTTGAACGCGTGATAAAGGCCGTTGACCAGAACAAGGGCAAGCAGCACGAGCAAGATGCGTTGTCGGTGGTGCGCCCCGCGGCTACCATCGGCGCGGCAGCCAACCAGAAGCGATCCGGCGCGAGGAGCGAGTATGAGAGTGGTGATCATCGGCGGCGTGGCCGCGGGGATGAGCGCGGCAAGTCAGGCCAGGCGGGCACGACCGGACGCCGAGATCCTGGTGCTGGAGAAGACGCAGGATGTCTCCTACGGCGCCTGCGGACTGCCCTACAAGCTTCCGCCGGACACGGACATGGACGACCTGCTCGTCGTCTCCGCGCAGCGCTTTCGCGAGGAGCGCAACATCGACGTGCGCCTCGGCCACGAGGTGCGCAAGATCGACCCGAGCCGGCGCGAGGTCGGCGGTCGCAACGCCGAGGGCGATTTCGTGCTCGGCTACGACAAGCTGATCATCTGCACGGGTGCGCGGGTCTGGGCGCCGCCGATCAAGGGGCTCGACGCCCTCTGGGGGCAGGGCGCCTATCCGCTGAAAACCCTCGACGACGGACGGACCATCAAGGCGGCCATGGCGGCGCATCCGCCCAAGCGCGTGGTGGTCATCGGCGCCGGCTACATCGGGCTGGAAGCGACCGAGAACTTCCAAGAGATGGGCGCCGAGGTGACCGTGGTGGAGGCCATGCCCGAGATCCTGCCCTGGCTGCCCGAGACCCTGCGGGCGCGCGTTGTCGACGAGGCCAAGGCGCACGGGGTCGAGATGCTGGTCGGGACGCGGGTCGAAGCGATCGAGCGTACCGGCTCGGGCATCGCTGTGGAGACCTCCGACGCGACGCTCGAAGCGGATCTGGTGCTGGTCGCGACCGGCGTTCGACCCGAGTCCGAGCTGGCATCGGCGGCGGGACTGGCGCTCGGGGCGGCCGGGTCGATCGCGGTGGACGCGTACCTGCGCACCTCCGAGGAGCACATCTACGCGGCCGGCGACTGCGCCGACGCGCTCCATGCCATCACCGGGGAGTCGGTCTGGTTTCCGCTCGCGCTGCGTGCCAATCGCGCCGGCAAGCTCGCGGGCGACAACATCTTCGGTCTGAAGCGCCCGGCGCCGCCGGTGCTCGGCACGGCCGTGTTTAAGTTCTTCGGGCTCGAGGTCGCCCGCGTCGGGTTGTCGAGCGAGGAGGCCGACGCGGCCGGATTCGACACCGCAACCGCCGAGATCGTCGGCGCGACACGTGCCGGCTACTATCCGGGCGGCGGAAAGCTCTCGGTCTGGCTGATCGGGGAGCGCAAGACGCGCAAGCTGCTCGGTTGCTGCATGGTCGGCCCGGAGGCGGCGGCGCACAAGATCGATACCGCCGCCGCTGCGATCCACGCCGGCATGACCGTCGAGCAGATCTACGACATGGACCTGGCTTACGCGCCGCCGTTCGGTCCCTCTTGGTCGCCCTTGCTGATTGCCGCCTCGCAGTTGAGCAAGGCGCTCGACTGAGTCATCGACCGGCGCCGGATGTGCCGTCGAGGGCGACACCAGCGTCGGTCGGCTCCGTGATCGCCTGGGTAGGGCTTGGTTCCGTGGCCCAACCTCTGCCGGATTTTTTAACCGCTTCCAGAGCGAGATGCTCATTTTCGAGTGAATTCGACGTTTGGCGCATCCACAGTTCCTGGCGGGGCTCGGTTTAAAAGAATATATTTTTTAAAATCTTAAACCGCGTGGGCTCCAGCGGTCGTCAAGTCTGCCGGGGCCGATCCCAACCAAAAGCATCGCATACCGCGCTTGGCGCGGTTTAAGTCCAAGGGGCCCGGCTTCATGAACACCATTGCGCACACCAATTTCCAGCGTCTGATCTTCTCCGTCGAAACGATTCCGCCGGCACCGACCGCGGTCGCCCACCCCTGCAACGCCGCGGCGCTGGGCGGGGCCGTCGATGCCGCGAAGGCGGGTATCATCACGCCGATTCTGGTCGGGCCACGCAAGAAGATCCTCGCCGCCGCGTCGGACGCGGGGATCGACCTCTCGCCCTACGAGATCGTGGATGCCGAGCACAGTCACGCCTCCGCCGAGAAGGCCGTCGCCTTGGTGCGCGAGGGTCGTGCCGAGATGCTGATGAAGGGCTCGCTCAGCACGGACGAGCTGCTCGGACCGGTGGTGAAGCGCGATACGGGTCTACGCACCGCGCGGCGTCTGAGTCATTGCTTCGTTATGGACGTACCGGGTCACACGAACGTGCTCTTCATCACGGACGCGGCGATCAACATCTTCCCGACCTTGGAAGAGAAGGTCGATATCGTGCAGAACGCGATCGATCTCGCGCGGGCCTTGGGGATCGAGACCCCGAAGGTCGCCATCCTGTCCGCGATGGAGAAGGTCAACCCCAAGCTCCAGTCGACCGTGGAAGCGGCTGCACTCTGCAAGATGGCCGACCGCGGTCAGATCACCGGCGGCATCCTCGACGGACCGCTCGCGCTCGACAATGCCATCAGCCCGGAGGCGGCACGGATCAAAGGCATCGGCGGACCTGTCGCCGGACACGCCGACATCCTGGTCGTGCCGGATCTGGAAGCCGGCAATCTGCTCTCCAAGAGTCTTGCCTTCCTGATGAACGCCGACTCCGCGGGCATCGTCCTGGGCGCACGCGTGCCGATCACGCTCACCAGCCGCGCCGACTCGGTCCAGAGCCGACTCGCGTCCTGCGCTGTCGCGGCCTTGGTCGCCCACCGGCGCAAGGAGGCCGCGGCGATCGAGGGGTGATCTGAAGCGACTTGTCGACGGCGCCGGCCCACTGGTCATCATGAGGCACGAACTCCTGTCCCCGCGGTGTGCCGAACGGCGCGACGGCCAAGAGGATGTCGTTGTCGTCATCGGATTCCGGGCGAACCGATCCTTCCTTGAATCGATCCTTCCTTCCTTCCTTCCTTCCTTGCACATCCGATCGACCGGAAGCACCGTCGCGAAACGGCGTGTCCCCAGGATAGACGACTTGCAGTCGTCCTCTTCCACGGGCCTTGCTCGCACGACCGTTGCGCCAGGCAAAGCCTGGAAGGAGAGGAAGATAGCGAACGGATAAGCCAATCGGAAACTCCTTTTTGCGACCCACCGGGTGCAAGTCCCGAGCCGGTAAGGAGTGGCCATCCACCGGAACCGAGTGTTGTGTGGTGCGGGAGCGATCCCGCCTGCGAAGCGTACACAGGGGGCGTGCAGGCCGTGTGATGGAGCCCCGTTACTGAGTTCAGCGGAGCCGACGTATTCGGAACACCGGAAGGCAACAGTTTCGGCATCGTAACGGCCTGATGTCGAGACTCCGCCGGGGTCTAAGAGCAGGGCATGTACGCACGGGTCGTCCAGGAACCTGGGAGCGCTCAGTTGCTCCTTGCCCGAGACGCGGCGCGGGCACCGCGTAAGAAGCCGCCCCGGCCCGACGGCGCTGGTCCGGCCGACGGGAGCGAACAGGACCGACGGCAAGGTAGCGCCAAGCGAAGGCAACGAAGTGCGGCGCGATGGCGACTGAGCAGTCAGAGTCGGCTGATAGTACCGTTGAGCGTGGGGAACGCACCCGAGCGGACCCATGGGAGGGAAGCGGCCGATCGGTTGAGACACCTTCTGAAGGGACGATGGCGTGAACATCGAGTCACCTGACCATCTGAACAGAACGACAGGAGATCGCGACATGGGCTGAATGGTCCATCGGGTGTGCGACAGTTGTCGTGCAGCGAGCGCTCAACCGAGGAGCCGGATGCGGTAGTCCCGCACGTCCGGATCTGTGGGAGCCGCGGGTGGGTAACCACCCGCGGCCACCCGGTTCGCGTCAGGCAACGCCTGAAAGGAGATGACGATCGCGAACGGATGAGCAAAACGGAAACCGGTGCCAAAGCGCGTTCAGCGCGGTTCTCGCGTGCGTCGCGTTGACCTTGACCTCGCGGGCCGTCGGGCCGGCTGAAGAGGACGACTGCAAGTCGTCTATCCCGGGGCGTGTCGCCGCTTCGCGACGACAGTTCCCGCAAATCACCTAAACCGCGTCCAGAGCGAGATGCTCGCTTTCACCTGGGTTCGGCGCTTGGCGCATCCACCGCCCTTAGCGGGGACGCGGTTTGAAAGCATATGTTTTTAATCCCTTAAACCGCGCCAGCTCCAGCGATCGTCAAATCTGCCGGGGCCGATCCCATCCAAAAACATCGCATACCGCACCGGGCGCGGTTTAGTTGATACGCTCCAGTGTGAGCGCGCCGCCAACCACTCGTTCTTGGTGGCTTGCGAGGCGGCGCGCTTTACGCCACGCTTGACGATCAGCTGCCGACGCCCCGCATGCCGCGGGTCGGGGCCGGGTCCAGGAGACGATATCCATGAAAGTGCAGATCAACAGCAGTGGCGGCCTGAGAACGTCGACCGAAGATCGAGCCGCGGTGGTCGCTGTGCTCAACGACCACCTGGGCCGATTCGACGACTTGGTGCGTCGCATCGAGGTGCACCTGCATCCGTGCGACCCGAGTGGCGGCACCGGCCGCGAGATCGAATGCGGGCTGGAGGCGCGTTTCGCCGGCAAGCGCCCGCTCAAGGTACATCATGCCGACCGCAGCGTGGAGCAAGCCGTGACCCGCGCCACGCGCAAGATGCTGACGCAGATCGATCGCCGCATCGGCCGCAAGTACACCGTCAGCAGAAAGGGCCACGTGCGCAACGTCGGCGAGGGATAGAGAGCAGCACGGCCGGTCGCTTGGCGACGGCGCGGGCAATGGCGACGTTCTCGCGCGCGGTCACGCTGGAGATGAGGTTTTAGGCGATCTCCGGGAATCAACATCCCGACTGCGCAGAGGATCGGCCGGCAGTGACGCCGACGGTCGTCGCGAAGCGGCGACACCCCCCCGGGATAGACGACGTGCAGTCGTCCTCTTCAGCCGGCCCG
The sequence above is drawn from the Thiocapsa rosea genome and encodes:
- a CDS encoding MBL fold metallo-hydrolase, producing MPLDRIPHRPSWPIALLSCLMLALAFPALAERGPDLPDYPADQVAPGLYVIHGPVDYPTPENQGFMNNPAFLVTQTGVIVVDPGSSVQTGEMVLRQIRKVTDKPLLAVLNTHVHGDHWLGNQAMLAVAPQVPIYGHPEMLKLVAEGAGEEWVQRMLSATEGATEGTLAKGPTHPLEGGETLSIGGLTFKTHYFPHVHSTSDLMFEIPELDALFLGDNACNGRIVRMDDGSFIGSINALDGVKATVTASVLIPGHGRTGGWEIVDDYRAYLTGVYDGVAALYESGGSDFEMRPIIAEQLARFKDWPGFEEELGKHVSLAYLEVEADAF
- a CDS encoding phospholipase D-like domain-containing protein, which produces MLLALVLVNGLYHAFKPLPPGISVAAPLRPVHDVEFLADHTWVDAEGERHTRQAIFDRVFALIQGADRLLVLDMFLFNAMQETITETHRALSRELTESLLQRMRDRPEFVTVIITDPFNNLYGGVAAPHLDALEAAGAHLVYTDLGRLRDPNPLWSAAWRLCCTWLGNSTRGWLPNPVGEEAVTLRTFLALLNLKANHRKTLVADDGDDWVALVTSANPHDASSAHVNTAVVVRGQAALDLLDTETAVIRFSARQVPFEIPADQDAPKQSPLQARIVTESRIREAALDTIRSAARGDRLDIAMFYFSHETLLRAVKDAAGRGVDVRILLDPNRDAFGREKSGIPNRQTGRRFHDAGIPVRWCHTTGEQCHAKQIVLERADGQAVLITGSSNFTRRNLDDFNLETNVLVVGPADDPFLNAALTWFEQRWHNEPDWQVSDPYATWEDRSRVRSLQAWIGENLGWSSF
- a CDS encoding FAD-dependent oxidoreductase translates to MRVVIIGGVAAGMSAASQARRARPDAEILVLEKTQDVSYGACGLPYKLPPDTDMDDLLVVSAQRFREERNIDVRLGHEVRKIDPSRREVGGRNAEGDFVLGYDKLIICTGARVWAPPIKGLDALWGQGAYPLKTLDDGRTIKAAMAAHPPKRVVVIGAGYIGLEATENFQEMGAEVTVVEAMPEILPWLPETLRARVVDEAKAHGVEMLVGTRVEAIERTGSGIAVETSDATLEADLVLVATGVRPESELASAAGLALGAAGSIAVDAYLRTSEEHIYAAGDCADALHAITGESVWFPLALRANRAGKLAGDNIFGLKRPAPPVLGTAVFKFFGLEVARVGLSSEEADAAGFDTATAEIVGATRAGYYPGGGKLSVWLIGERKTRKLLGCCMVGPEAAAHKIDTAAAAIHAGMTVEQIYDMDLAYAPPFGPSWSPLLIAASQLSKALD
- a CDS encoding phosphate acetyltransferase, which produces MNTIAHTNFQRLIFSVETIPPAPTAVAHPCNAAALGGAVDAAKAGIITPILVGPRKKILAAASDAGIDLSPYEIVDAEHSHASAEKAVALVREGRAEMLMKGSLSTDELLGPVVKRDTGLRTARRLSHCFVMDVPGHTNVLFITDAAINIFPTLEEKVDIVQNAIDLARALGIETPKVAILSAMEKVNPKLQSTVEAAALCKMADRGQITGGILDGPLALDNAISPEAARIKGIGGPVAGHADILVVPDLEAGNLLSKSLAFLMNADSAGIVLGARVPITLTSRADSVQSRLASCAVAALVAHRRKEAAAIEG